A stretch of DNA from Rhizobium sp. EC-SD404:
GATGTAGAACGCACCGAACCGCTCCGGCAGGTTGAAGTCGACCTGCGTCGTGCCGCACTGCCATTCCCGGCCGATCGCGTCTTTCAGCGTGTACTCGAACTTCGGTCCGTAGAACGCTCCCTCGCCCGGCAGGATATCCGTTTTGATCCGGCCGCCGGACTGCGCTTCGATCGTTTTCAGCACCTCGGCCATGACGCTTTCGGCACGGTCCCACAGCGCATCGTCGCCGACACGCTTTTCGGGACGGGTTGAAAGCTTCACCGTGATTTCGTCGAAGCCGAAATCGGCATAGGTCGAGAGAATGAGCGCGTTGATGCGCAGGCATTCGGATGCCAGCTGCTCGTCGGTGCAGAAGACATGCGCGTCATCCTGCGTGAAGCCGCGAACACGCATCAAGCCGTGCAGCGAGCCCGACGGCTCGTAGCGATGCACATTGCCGAATTCGGCAAGCTTCACCGGCAGTTCGCGGTAGGACTTTAGGCCGTGCTTGAATATCTGCACGTGGCCTGGGCAGTTCATCGGCTTCAATGCGAAGACGCGCTCGTCCTCGGTCTCGTCGCCGGCGACCGTCACCTTGAACATGTTGTCGCGGTACCAGCCCCAGTGGCCGGATGTTTCCCAGAGCGACTTGTCGAGCACCTGCGGGGCGTTGACCTCTTCATACCCTTCGAGGTCGAGGCGGCGGCGCATGTAGGAAACGAGCGACTGGAACATGCGCCAGCCCTTTGCGTGCCAGAACACGACGCCCGGACCCTCTTCCTGGAAATGGAAGAGATCCATTTCGCGTCCGAGCCGGCGGTGATCGCGCTTCTCGGCCTCTGCCAGCATGTGCAGATAAGCGTCGAGATCCTTCTGCTCCGCCCAGGCCGTGCCGTAGATGCGCGTCAGCATGGGGTTGTTGCTGTCGCCGCGCCAATAGGCGCCGGCCACCTTCATCAGCTTGAAGGCGCCGCCGATCTGCCCGGTCGACGCCATATGCGGGCCGCGGCAGAGATCGAACCACTCGCCCTGGGCGTAGATCTTGAGGTCCTGACCTTCGGGGATCGCGTCGACCAGCTCGACCTTGTAGGCCTCGCCCTTGTCGGTAAAGACCTGCTTGGCCTTTTCGCGCGACCAGATTTCCTTGGTGAACGCGTTGTTGCGCCCGATGATCTCGCGCATCTTCTTTTCGATGACGGGCAGATCGTCCGGCGTGAACGGCTCGGAGCGCGCAAAGTCGTAATAGAAGCCGTTCTCGATGACCGGGCCGATCGTCACTTGCGTGCCGGGCCAGAGCTCCTGCACCGCCTCGGCCATCACATGGGCCGCGTCATGGCGGATGAGTTCCAGAGCGCGCGGGTGCTCGCGCGTCACGATCTCGATGGCGCCGGTCTCCACCGGGTCGGACAGATCGCGCAAATCACCGTCGATGGTGATCGCCACAGCCTTCTTGGCCAGCGACTTGGAGATGGATTCAGCCACCTCGCGGCCGGTGGTGCCGGCATCGAAATTGCGGATCGAATTGTCGGGGAACGTCAGTGCAATGGCTTCGGCCATGTCGTCATCCTCTCATCCAGTCCCGCCAACGGTCGCGGGTGGTTGCCTGTCAAGCGCCGCTTTGGCGTTTCCAGGTGAAGCGGATACCGGTTCACCGTTCAGAAACGCCAACCAAATCAAGCGGCGCGCGGCCTCTTTAACGACTGGCATGAAGGACGTAAAGCCAGCAAACGCCAGCGCAGGCAGCGCTCGCCGCGAGAAATGGCTTTTAGGGGATGATGCAAACGAGGGCGTCAGCTCTTGTCGTCGGTCTCGGCGCCTGGACCGTTCTTCTTGATCGACTCGATTGCGTTCTTGGCGCTTGCCTTGGAGCTGTAACCTTCCGTCGAGAAGATCGTCTCGCCATTGTATTGGAACCGCGCACGGAACTCGCCTGCCTTGTCCTTGTAGATCTCGAACTTATGCGCCATGCCCACCCTCCCTTGGAGACCAGAAACTCAAGCGGTGAACATGATGCCAGCCAATTTAGAAGCTGGCAATTCAGCACTTGCTCAATCAGCCTTTGGCGGTGGCACGGGGTCGAAGCCCCTGCTCCCAAAAGGTCCGCAGCTTGCAAGACGCTTCAACGCAAGCCAGCTGCCCTTAAACAGGCCATGGCGCGCCACTGCCTCGTAGGCATATTCCGAGCAGGTCGGTAGATGGCGACACGAATTTCCGACGAAGCCGGAAAGGGTCAGTTGATAAAGCCGGATCAGGCCGGTTCCAAGAAGGCGCGCCGGTGTGCGCGGCCAAGGGCCTTCATAATTGCGCGAGCGCCCCTGAGGGACCGCCTTATGCTCCTCGCTCTGACACATCAGGCTGCAGCTTCGTCTGCCCGCTTCGCCTCGATCTGGCCAAGGGCGTCAACGACCGCGTCGAACGTCAAAAGCGTCGATGCGTGACGCGCCTTGTAGTCGCGGACAGGCTCCAGATACTTAAGATCCGCAAAACGCCCGGAAGGTGCAGGACCATTGTCCTTCAGCATCGCGCGCAACTCCGTCTGGCCGGCTCGCAATTCGTCTGCGGTGGCGCCGATGACATTGCGCGCCATGACGGACGACGATGCCTGTCCGAGCGCGCACGCCTTCACGTCATGGGCGAAATCGGTCACGATTCCGTCATCCATTTTCAGCCATACGGTGACCTTGGACCCGCAAAGCTTCGAATGCGCCATCGCGGTGGCGTCCGCGTCTTCGAGACGACCGAGGCGGGGAATGTTTCCAGCAAGTTCCAGGATCTTGCTGTTATAGACGTCGTCGATCATCGCTCTACCTATTACGCGTGCCCCGGTTGTGGCAGGCCCCATATTTCGGGGCATCGCCACTTTCTCTCACCGGGTTCGAACCTATATCGTATTTTGTGGCGCTTTTGACGGCTTTCAACGGCAAGAGGCGGCACAATTTGGAAAACCGTGCTGAAGGATTATTCCGAAAGCCCCGGAACCTGCCTGCAGGACCCCGTGTTCGGTACTCGGACATTTCGGGCGCCGGCGATGGTCCGATAATAAAAAGGCACCGTAGAAGGTGAAAAAGCGGGAGTTCAAAATGGACGCAGTTGTAAAATCCTTCCCCGGAAAAGATCAGGATGTAAAAGACGCCCGTCCCTCTCAGGCTGAAGTCGAGGCGGCAGTCCGCACTTTGCTTCTTTGGGTAGGAGACGATCCGGAACGGGAAGGACTTGTCGATACGCCGAAGCGTGTCGCCAAGGCCTACAAGGATTTGTTCGGCGGCTATGACGAAGACCCTGAAGATGTTCTTGGCCGTACCTTCGAGGAGGTCGCCGGCTACGACGATATGGTCCTCATCCGCGACATTCCGTTCTTCTCGCATTGCGAGCACCACATGGTGCCAATCATCGGCAAGGCGCATGTCGCCTATCTGCCCGATGGCAAGGTGCTCGGCCTGTCGAAGATCGCCCGCGTGATCGACATTTTCGCACGTCGCCTGCAGACCCAGGAAGCCATGACTGCACAGGTATCGACCGCGATCGACGAAACGCTGCGCCCCCTCGGCGTCGCCGTCATGAT
This window harbors:
- the thrS gene encoding threonine--tRNA ligase; this translates as MAEAIALTFPDNSIRNFDAGTTGREVAESISKSLAKKAVAITIDGDLRDLSDPVETGAIEIVTREHPRALELIRHDAAHVMAEAVQELWPGTQVTIGPVIENGFYYDFARSEPFTPDDLPVIEKKMREIIGRNNAFTKEIWSREKAKQVFTDKGEAYKVELVDAIPEGQDLKIYAQGEWFDLCRGPHMASTGQIGGAFKLMKVAGAYWRGDSNNPMLTRIYGTAWAEQKDLDAYLHMLAEAEKRDHRRLGREMDLFHFQEEGPGVVFWHAKGWRMFQSLVSYMRRRLDLEGYEEVNAPQVLDKSLWETSGHWGWYRDNMFKVTVAGDETEDERVFALKPMNCPGHVQIFKHGLKSYRELPVKLAEFGNVHRYEPSGSLHGLMRVRGFTQDDAHVFCTDEQLASECLRINALILSTYADFGFDEITVKLSTRPEKRVGDDALWDRAESVMAEVLKTIEAQSGGRIKTDILPGEGAFYGPKFEYTLKDAIGREWQCGTTQVDFNLPERFGAFYIDRDSEKRQPVMIHRAICGSMERFLGILIENFAGHMPLWIAPMQVVVASITSDANDYAEEVARELKAAGLVVKTDTRNEKINYKVREHSVTKVPVIVVCGNREAEDRSVNIRRLGSRDQTAMSLADAIAVLKDEATPPDLKRRAEREQSAV
- a CDS encoding YegP family protein, coding for MAHKFEIYKDKAGEFRARFQYNGETIFSTEGYSSKASAKNAIESIKKNGPGAETDDKS
- the yidD gene encoding membrane protein insertion efficiency factor YidD, whose protein sequence is MCQSEEHKAVPQGRSRNYEGPWPRTPARLLGTGLIRLYQLTLSGFVGNSCRHLPTCSEYAYEAVARHGLFKGSWLALKRLASCGPFGSRGFDPVPPPKAD
- a CDS encoding iron-sulfur cluster assembly scaffold protein produces the protein MIDDVYNSKILELAGNIPRLGRLEDADATAMAHSKLCGSKVTVWLKMDDGIVTDFAHDVKACALGQASSSVMARNVIGATADELRAGQTELRAMLKDNGPAPSGRFADLKYLEPVRDYKARHASTLLTFDAVVDALGQIEAKRADEAAA
- the folE gene encoding GTP cyclohydrolase I FolE, whose protein sequence is MDAVVKSFPGKDQDVKDARPSQAEVEAAVRTLLLWVGDDPEREGLVDTPKRVAKAYKDLFGGYDEDPEDVLGRTFEEVAGYDDMVLIRDIPFFSHCEHHMVPIIGKAHVAYLPDGKVLGLSKIARVIDIFARRLQTQEAMTAQVSTAIDETLRPLGVAVMIEAEHMCMAMRGIRKQGSTTLTTTFTGQFKTDPHQQARFMTMLRSNEGR